Below is a genomic region from Pseudomonadota bacterium.
ATGTCGTCGTCGTTGTTGCCCACGTTGCCGGATGCCGACTGCAGCATGATGCCACCCTGAAAAATCGCTGTCCCGGCGAAGTTGCCGGTTCCGACAACCGCTCCGTCGGTCGGGTCCACCGCGATGTCCTCCAGATCGTTGTCGCCAGTGCCGCCCACCGTCTTGACCCACAGGAGGTTGCCCTCCAGGTCGTACTTGGCGACCGCATGGCTGTCGCCGCCAAAGCCGCTGCCCGTGCTGGGAGACGTAGCCATAAGCGTTGGGCCCGGTGGGGTGCCGAAGGTCGCGGTCCCCTGAATGCGGCCGCCGACATACAAGGCAGGTGGACCCGCCGCCGGATTGGGTGGGATGGGGTCGTACACCTCGATGGCGTAGCCGCGGTCGTCTTCTAGACCACCCGCAGTCTTGACCCAGAGCGGGATTCCGCTGGGGTCGTACTTGACGATGAACCAGTCCGCGTCCCCTGCCCCTGCCGACTTGGCTGCGAGGTAGCCCGGGCCGTTCACGCACGCTGCGGCAGGCACAAAGGGGGCTGCCGGTAGGTTCGGCACGACTGGGGTCATGGGGAAGAACGCGCAGTCGGTGAAGCGTCCGGTTACGTAAACGTTGCCGAGTGAGTCGTGACCCACGCCCTCACCGCGCGTGCGTTGGGTGGGATTGCCGGCGTGGGTGGCCCACATGACTTTGCCCAGGGCGTCGTAGTGCACGAGGATCATGTCGCCTCGAGTCCCTATAGGCGTGAGGGCGATATCACCGCCGAATTGGTCCGTGATGTGCTCGACTCCGCTGCCGCTCATGGTGCCCACCACCAGCTCGCTGCCGTCGCCCGGCTCGATCGTGATGTCGCGTCCCACCGACCTATCCCCTTGTCCGCCCGCGTCGTCGGCCCAAAGCACGTTGCCCGCCTTGTCGAACTCGGCGACGAACATGTCGGTCGTGCCCTGCGCGGTGAGCACTCTCGGCTGAGGGGTCGTGGCACCGAACGTGATCGTGCCTTCGAAGTCCCCGGTCACAATGATGTTTTCGGTGGAGGGCACGACCGCCACACCCCAAGCATCGGCGTCGCCGTTACCCATCGCGTCCGGGACCACCATGGCGGTCTGGGACCATGCCAGGGTTCCGTCCGGGAAAAACTCCGCGATGAAAAGGTCTCGGTGCTGGGAGACCAGCGGTACATTGGGGTCCCAAGCAGCGGCGCCTTGGAAATCGCCCACCGCGATTACGCTCCCGTCCACGGGGTCCACCGCCACGGCCCGCACTTCGCCTTCCCCACCCATGCCGGGCGCCGATTTCACCCAAATCAGATTGCCGGCTCGATCGTACTTGGCCAGGGCGGGGTCCTCGTCGCCGTCGCTGCTCAAGGCCATCCCGCCGAAGTCGACCGTGCCGTATTCCGTCGCGGAGATCCCGAAGCACATGGTGGCCTGTCGAGTCTCGTCCGTGTCGGAATCCCCCATGCCCACGCCAAGATAGATGTTGCCAGCAAGATCCACGCCGATGGCGTTGCCGTCGTCGTCGGTCATGCTCCCCACGCAGCGCGCCCAGGTTTCGGGGCTGCCGATGCCGGTCATTTGACAGCTTCGCAGCTCCTGACCCGGGGGGGTCACGCTCGCACACGGGTTTGTCGCGCCACCCCCGCCGCTGGTCGCGCCGGTTCCTGGCATCGCCGGATCGGTGCCGCCCCCGCAAGCATACGACGCTAGGAGCATGCTCGTGCCTAGCGCGAAAGCAAGACGCCTCATGTGTCACCTCCAGGATCGGTCCAAGGTCAGCAGCAAAGCGGCTCCAAGCGATACTAGTCTGTGAGGGCCCATGTGGGCCATTGTGGCTCAGCGGGTCGACTCTTTTTTTGACGATACTACAGCGGCAGGGGCTGACTGCACGCGGTCTGTAGCGCGCCCAGGTCGGGGGTGGCTTGACCGGCGGGTAGGGAAAGGTGGGCGGGATTGCGCGTTTTTTATGTGAGACGCCTAAACCGCACGCGTTTCAGTCGTTTGCCACAGTGTGCCAGCCGAATCCACAGCCCTCCTGGTAGCTGTCGTCAGCGGGGTGCGCGGCGCGGGTCAGAGCGTCGTGTGCACGAATCTGGCGATAGCGCTCGCGCACAAGCTGGGGCCGGTGGTCGTGGTGGATACCTGCCTGCAAAACCCGTCGCAGCACAAGCTGTTCGGCTTCGAGGCACCGGAGGTCACGCTCGAGTCGTTCCTGGCGGGTCAGCGGAGCCTCGAGGCGTCCGCGCTCGAAACCGTCGCAAAGGGTGTACGCCTGGTGTGCGGCTTCGCCGCGCAGCACCAGCTTGGGACCGCCGCCGTCGATGAGCTGGTGCAGCAGGCGCGCGGCCTTGATGCCAAGGCCGTCGTGTTCGACTGCGATCGCAACCTCACGGCGCACGAGCTGCTGTTGCGCGCGGACGCGCGGGTCCTGGTCGTCACGCCTGGAACGAATGGCATCCAGGCCGCCTACGCCGTGATGCACGGTGCGATCTTGGAGCTCATCCAGAGCCTGGCAGGTGACGAAGCCTCGCAGGCGGCGCTCGAGCGAGCAGCCCGAAGCGTGCCCGACGGTCGCATCGGTAAGATGGTCGCCGGCCTGGCGAGCAGCGAGCCCGCGCTTTCCGAGCGCCTCGAACAAGCCTTGGGCAACTACGAGCTTTCGTTGCTCGGCAATCTGCTTGCTTCCTCGCAGGACAGCAACGAGATCCACGCGCTCGGCCGCCTGCTTCAGGAGGTGCTTGCAATTCGCGTGGCGACGGTGGGCGCCCTGCGACGCTCGGACCGCATAGAGCAGTCGGCTGCGGACGGTGCGCCTTTCATACGCCGGTGGCGCAAAGAGCAAGAGGAACGCTGGCTGCTGAAGATCGCCGAGCGCCTTGCGGGGCTGAAGCCACGGCCAGTCGAGCCGGTGGCGAAAGTCAAGGCGCCGCCGGCAGCGCGCCCACCCATCAGCCGACGGCCGGGGGCCGACAAGAGGCTGTTACCCTCGGAGCTTCAGCGCTACCAGCGCCGCCACGAGCGCTACCGAGCTCGCTGGCCGGTTGTGGTCGAGGTCGGCGGGGTGCGGGCGCGCATGGTCCTGACCGATGTGTCTGCCGGCGGGGCTGCACTGAAAGGCGAGCTTGCGGCGAGCGTGGGCCAGGAGGTGCGCATCAGCTTCTCGGATATGCCCGAGGGACCCCGGTTGACCGCGGTGGTGCGCTACGTGAATCCGCAAGCAACCCAGTTCGGCACCGAGTTTCAGGGTGAGAAGGCCCAACGCATCGGCAAGCGTTTGGTGGCGTTGGCGAAAGCCGAAATCGAGAAAGCCAAGAGGGCGAGCCGGACCTCTTCCTGTCCGGCGCCATAGTTACGAAGCCTTCGACTCGCCTTTGCCGAGGGCTTCCAGGCCGCAGATCGAGGTCATGCGCACGATTTCTGCCACCGACGCGCCACGAGGCAGCAGACCGACCGCGCGCCGCAGGCCCAAGATGACCGGTCCGATCACATCGCCGTCGGCGAGCACGCGGGCCAGGCGGAAAGCGATGTTGGCGGCGCCCAGGGTGGGGAACACCAACACATTGGCCGGCCGGCCCAGGCGCCGGTCTTTCGGAATGAGCTCCTCGAAGTCGTTTGGGCTCACCGCCCAGTCAGCCTGGATCTCGCCTATCACCGGCAGGTTCGGCGCGCGCACGCGCACGATCTTGACGGCCTCCGCAACCTTGCGCGCCTCGGGGTGATCGGACTCCCCGAAGTTGGAAAAGGACAGCATCGCCACCACAGGTTCCACCTCGAAGCGACGGGCGGCATTCGCGGTCGCGATGGCGATGCCCGCCAGGGTCTCGGCATCGGGGGCGATGTTGAGGGTGGTGTCGGCAAAGAAGAGCGTCCGGTCGCGCAGGCGTACGATGTGCATGCCCGCCGCATGCCGGTAGCCCTCGGCCGTGCCGACGATCCGCAGGACCTTGCGAGCCGCCTGGGGATAGGCGGTCTCTGCCCCCGCCACAAGCGCGCTGACCCGTCCCGCCTCCAGCAGGAGAATCGCGCACAGCAAGGGGTCGTTGATGATGTTCTGGCGGGCGATCACGGGGTCGCCGTCGCGTCCGAGGGTCTTGCGATAGATGTCCACCAGCTCGTCCAGTCCCTCGAGCGTCCGGGGTTCCACGATCTTGGCCTCGGGGATCTTGACGCCCAGATCGCGGGCGCGCTTGTTCACCGTGACCGGGTTGCCCAACAGCATGCAGTGAGCGACGCGCTGCTCGCCGAGCTCTTGCACGGCTCGCAGGACCTTCTCGTTGAGGGACTCGGGGAACACCGCCCAAGGCCGTTGGGTCCTGCTTTTGCGTTGCGCCAGGGACACGAACGTGCGGGTCAGATCCAGGCGCTGCGCGAGCTCCTCGCGGTATTGGTCGAGATCGAGCGCGCGGCGCGCCACACCGGATTCGACGGCGGCCTTCGCCACGGCGTGCGATTCCCAGACCAGAACGCGCGGATCGAAGGGCTTGGGGATCAGGTAGTCGCGTCCAAAGTGGAACCGTTCCCCGCCGTAGGCGCGGCTGACCGACTCGGGAACGTCCTCGCGTGCGAGCGCAGCGAGCGAGCGCGCCGCAGCCACCATCATCTCGCGACTGATGGAGCGGGCTCGCGTGTCGAGCGCGCCCCGAAAAATGAAGGGGAAACCAAGGACGTTGTTGATTTGATTGGGGAAGTCGCTACGACCCGTACCCATGATGAGGTCGTCGCGCACCGCGTGGGCTTCTTCGGGCAGAATTTCAGGCC
It encodes:
- a CDS encoding SBBP repeat-containing protein; translation: MRRLAFALGTSMLLASYACGGGTDPAMPGTGATSGGGGATNPCASVTPPGQELRSCQMTGIGSPETWARCVGSMTDDDGNAIGVDLAGNIYLGVGMGDSDTDETRQATMCFGISATEYGTVDFGGMALSSDGDEDPALAKYDRAGNLIWVKSAPGMGGEGEVRAVAVDPVDGSVIAVGDFQGAAAWDPNVPLVSQHRDLFIAEFFPDGTLAWSQTAMVVPDAMGNGDADAWGVAVVPSTENIIVTGDFEGTITFGATTPQPRVLTAQGTTDMFVAEFDKAGNVLWADDAGGQGDRSVGRDITIEPGDGSELVVGTMSGSGVEHITDQFGGDIALTPIGTRGDMILVHYDALGKVMWATHAGNPTQRTRGEGVGHDSLGNVYVTGRFTDCAFFPMTPVVPNLPAAPFVPAAACVNGPGYLAAKSAGAGDADWFIVKYDPSGIPLWVKTAGGLEDDRGYAIEVYDPIPPNPAAGPPALYVGGRIQGTATFGTPPGPTLMATSPSTGSGFGGDSHAVAKYDLEGNLLWVKTVGGTGDNDLEDIAVDPTDGAVVGTGNFAGTAIFQGGIMLQSASGNVGNNDDDILFWRFRADGN
- a CDS encoding PilZ domain-containing protein — its product is MPAESTALLVAVVSGVRGAGQSVVCTNLAIALAHKLGPVVVVDTCLQNPSQHKLFGFEAPEVTLESFLAGQRSLEASALETVAKGVRLVCGFAAQHQLGTAAVDELVQQARGLDAKAVVFDCDRNLTAHELLLRADARVLVVTPGTNGIQAAYAVMHGAILELIQSLAGDEASQAALERAARSVPDGRIGKMVAGLASSEPALSERLEQALGNYELSLLGNLLASSQDSNEIHALGRLLQEVLAIRVATVGALRRSDRIEQSAADGAPFIRRWRKEQEERWLLKIAERLAGLKPRPVEPVAKVKAPPAARPPISRRPGADKRLLPSELQRYQRRHERYRARWPVVVEVGGVRARMVLTDVSAGGAALKGELAASVGQEVRISFSDMPEGPRLTAVVRYVNPQATQFGTEFQGEKAQRIGKRLVALAKAEIEKAKRASRTSSCPAP
- a CDS encoding NADP-dependent malic enzyme, giving the protein MSNREAALAYHSRGRPGKIEIRCTKPTATQRDLSLAYTPGVAEPCLDIAELPERVNEYTARGNLVAVVSNGSAVLGLGNIGPRAGKPVMEGKAVLFKRFADIDVFDLEIDAPTVEEFIETTRRLEPTFGGINLEDVKAPECFEIEPALEEAMDIPVFHDDQHGTAIISGAALLNACELAGKDPAQCLMVISGAGASAISGARLYEALGFRHENILLCDTKGYIYEGRENVNKYKAPYAHPDDGRRTLTDVVKDADILIGLSVAGAFKPDMIRAMARDPIVFALSNPWPEILPEEAHAVRDDLIMGTGRSDFPNQINNVLGFPFIFRGALDTRARSISREMMVAAARSLAALAREDVPESVSRAYGGERFHFGRDYLIPKPFDPRVLVWESHAVAKAAVESGVARRALDLDQYREELAQRLDLTRTFVSLAQRKSRTQRPWAVFPESLNEKVLRAVQELGEQRVAHCMLLGNPVTVNKRARDLGVKIPEAKIVEPRTLEGLDELVDIYRKTLGRDGDPVIARQNIINDPLLCAILLLEAGRVSALVAGAETAYPQAARKVLRIVGTAEGYRHAAGMHIVRLRDRTLFFADTTLNIAPDAETLAGIAIATANAARRFEVEPVVAMLSFSNFGESDHPEARKVAEAVKIVRVRAPNLPVIGEIQADWAVSPNDFEELIPKDRRLGRPANVLVFPTLGAANIAFRLARVLADGDVIGPVILGLRRAVGLLPRGASVAEIVRMTSICGLEALGKGESKAS